In the genome of Ignavibacteriales bacterium, one region contains:
- a CDS encoding sel1 repeat family protein codes for MIYSVIKKILPVLLIVQACSTNIFSQDTTKSLAFKNNKPERRTTFFYQPDLAYQIWQQFNLMREANAGDALAQHELGIRYLLGEGFDADTVQGAYWVKKAADQNLMAAKFNYGILLINGWGVEWNPFEAYKCFLEAANSGMNQAQYILGLFYADNLVVKRNWNKAYYWVKKAADGGFEEAKKIIPEFEEKVPLKMTDTSSIFTESDTLELNDSQKNKSLTSSIGLVYIDFDLLADSVRTVIEKDLLTDLLNTGNDSLADTLGIKDKDDSTAVYDSYRLDELNSFANTGSPEALTLLGRFYETGFIFEKNLITASMYYLRAVRMDSPRAPFLLFEILKDENFHTNLQQRVKDDDADAMFVWYSLSILGFDNRIAIKDAMDLLIKAASKNHLPSIVELGLNYYIGKNLIQNHSEAVKLWLQAAKLGSKEAEVRIETAKIFGYIDSENILYSVNRLKEFSEQGSVLAQVTIAYCYEQGIGLKKSVADAVKYYRFAAQRGSRYAYNELKRLYDSIRPAGSEYSIN; via the coding sequence TTGATATACTCCGTTATTAAAAAAATTCTCCCTGTTCTGCTGATAGTTCAAGCCTGCAGCACAAATATCTTTTCACAGGATACAACAAAAAGTCTGGCTTTCAAAAACAATAAACCTGAAAGACGCACAACATTTTTTTATCAGCCGGACCTTGCGTACCAGATCTGGCAGCAATTCAATCTTATGCGTGAAGCAAATGCAGGTGATGCCCTTGCTCAACACGAACTTGGTATTAGATATTTACTCGGTGAAGGTTTTGATGCCGATACTGTACAGGGCGCCTACTGGGTAAAAAAAGCAGCGGATCAAAATCTTATGGCGGCAAAATTCAACTATGGTATTTTGCTCATCAATGGCTGGGGTGTTGAATGGAACCCGTTTGAGGCATACAAATGTTTTCTCGAAGCGGCAAACTCCGGAATGAACCAGGCACAGTATATATTAGGATTATTTTATGCGGATAATCTTGTTGTAAAGCGAAACTGGAACAAAGCATATTACTGGGTAAAGAAGGCAGCCGATGGCGGATTTGAAGAGGCTAAAAAAATAATTCCTGAGTTTGAAGAAAAGGTTCCATTAAAGATGACTGATACCAGCAGTATTTTTACTGAATCAGATACTCTGGAATTGAACGACTCACAGAAAAATAAATCACTGACTTCTTCAATCGGTCTTGTTTACATTGATTTTGACCTTCTTGCAGATTCAGTAAGAACCGTTATTGAAAAAGATCTTTTAACTGATCTGTTAAATACCGGTAATGACAGTCTTGCTGATACTCTTGGAATCAAAGACAAGGATGACTCAACCGCTGTTTATGATTCTTACCGCTTAGATGAATTAAATAGTTTTGCCAATACCGGAAGTCCTGAAGCTCTTACCCTGCTCGGCAGGTTTTATGAAACAGGTTTTATTTTCGAAAAGAATCTTATAACAGCTTCAATGTATTATTTGCGTGCAGTTAGAATGGATTCACCAAGAGCACCTTTCCTTTTATTTGAAATATTAAAAGACGAAAACTTCCATACAAATTTACAGCAAAGAGTTAAAGATGATGATGCAGATGCAATGTTCGTGTGGTATAGTTTAAGCATTCTTGGTTTTGACAACAGGATAGCTATAAAAGACGCAATGGACTTACTGATAAAAGCAGCATCTAAAAATCATCTTCCGTCAATAGTAGAACTTGGATTGAATTATTACATAGGAAAAAATCTTATTCAAAATCACAGTGAAGCTGTGAAGCTATGGCTGCAGGCTGCAAAACTTGGAAGCAAAGAAGCGGAAGTCAGAATTGAAACCGCAAAAATATTCGGATACATAGATTCGGAGAATATTTTATACTCGGTTAATCGTTTAAAAGAATTCTCTGAACAAGGCTCAGTGCTTGCACAGGTTACAATTGCGTATTGCTATGAACAGGGTATCGGTTTGAAAAAATCTGTTGCTGATGCAGTTAAGTATTACAGGTTTGCTGCTCAACGCGGAAGCAGGTATGCGTATAACGAATTAAAGCGATTGTATGATTCAATAAGACCTGCCGGGAGTGAGTATTCTATTAACTGA
- a CDS encoding aminotransferase class I/II-fold pyridoxal phosphate-dependent enzyme — translation MNDKLISKLPSAGTSIFAVMSKMAVDHKAINLSQGFPDFNCADKLLDLVNHYQRKGFNQYAPMPGITTLRENISVKTQKCNKAFYNPETEITITSGATEALYASITALIHPGDEVIIFEPAYDSYLPAIQLSGGVLVPVPMTLPDFKIDWSAVENKINKKTKMIIINSPHNPSGSVIDEADIKKLESLSEHFSFYILSDEVYEHIIFDRTPHLSISTSPLLKERSIIVSSFGKTFHVTGWKVGYFVAPEIITKEIRKIHQFVVFAVNTPIQYAYADYLKDENTYFHLNDFYQKKRDFSVELFRKTKFKLTPAKGTYFQLLDYSELSDKPDMEFAEYLAKEVGVAVIPLSPFYSGKYEGKLIRICFAKSDEVMTEAAHRLMNA, via the coding sequence ATGAACGACAAATTAATTTCAAAATTACCGTCAGCGGGTACAAGCATTTTTGCTGTTATGTCAAAAATGGCTGTCGATCATAAAGCAATTAATCTTTCGCAGGGTTTCCCTGATTTCAACTGTGCGGATAAACTCCTGGACCTTGTGAATCACTATCAGAGAAAAGGTTTCAACCAGTACGCACCAATGCCCGGCATCACCACACTAAGAGAAAATATTTCAGTAAAAACTCAAAAGTGCAACAAAGCATTTTATAATCCTGAAACTGAAATCACAATTACATCAGGTGCAACGGAAGCTTTATATGCGAGCATCACAGCTTTAATTCATCCCGGAGATGAGGTTATTATTTTCGAACCAGCATATGATTCATACCTTCCCGCTATACAATTGTCCGGTGGTGTACTTGTTCCGGTTCCGATGACTTTACCCGATTTCAAAATTGACTGGAGCGCGGTTGAGAATAAAATCAACAAGAAAACAAAAATGATAATCATCAACTCACCTCATAACCCAAGCGGAAGTGTAATTGATGAAGCCGATATAAAAAAACTTGAATCACTTAGTGAACACTTCAGTTTTTATATCCTGAGTGATGAGGTGTATGAGCATATAATATTTGACCGGACACCACATCTTTCTATAAGCACATCACCCCTTTTAAAAGAGCGCTCAATAATTGTTTCATCATTCGGAAAAACTTTTCACGTAACAGGATGGAAAGTAGGATATTTTGTCGCTCCGGAAATCATAACGAAGGAGATCAGAAAAATTCACCAGTTTGTTGTGTTCGCTGTTAACACGCCTATTCAGTATGCTTACGCTGACTATTTAAAAGATGAGAACACTTATTTTCATTTGAATGATTTTTATCAGAAGAAAAGAGATTTTTCAGTTGAACTTTTTCGTAAAACAAAATTTAAATTGACTCCGGCAAAAGGAACATATTTTCAATTACTTGATTATTCTGAACTATCCGATAAACCCGATATGGAATTTGCTGAGTATCTTGCAAAAGAAGTTGGAGTCGCCGTAATTCCTCTTTCACCTTTTTATTCGGGTAAATATGAAGGAAAACTAATCCGGATATGTTTTGCTAAAAGTGATGAAGTGATGACGGAAGCCGCGCACAGGTTAATGAACGCATAG
- a CDS encoding cation transporter: MDKNINIKKRAAILSLIIGCGMFAAKFIAYFVTGSDAIFSDAAESVVHVLATAMALYSIILSSKPADSTHLYGHGNVEFFSAGIEGMLIFIAALFIIYESTMSIIEGQELQKLDLGILIVGSAGVINLALGSYLVSTGKKTNSLTLIADGKHVLTDSYTSLGVLVGISLVLFTGYKILDPLFAIAVAVNIMFTGYKLVRTSIGGLMNETDEAMLNKLINVLLQRKKDYWIDIHEFRYWRSGDSMFVDFHLILPYYFTIQQTHGEEKELTTLFENEIQNVQLKIHFDYCVPELCKYCRYSECNVRQHEFSVNFEWDRLKLTGKPVYSVYQST, from the coding sequence ATGGATAAAAATATAAATATAAAGAAACGAGCCGCGATACTTTCTCTAATTATTGGCTGCGGAATGTTTGCTGCAAAATTTATAGCGTATTTTGTCACAGGATCAGATGCGATTTTTTCAGATGCCGCTGAATCAGTAGTACATGTGCTTGCAACCGCTATGGCTTTGTACAGCATTATTCTAAGTTCCAAACCGGCTGATTCAACACATCTATATGGGCACGGAAACGTGGAATTCTTTTCTGCGGGCATTGAAGGCATGTTAATTTTCATTGCAGCTTTGTTCATCATTTACGAATCAACAATGAGTATTATAGAGGGACAGGAGCTTCAAAAACTCGATCTCGGAATTTTAATTGTGGGAAGTGCGGGTGTTATTAATTTAGCCCTCGGAAGTTATCTGGTTAGTACGGGTAAAAAAACAAATTCACTTACGCTCATTGCAGATGGCAAGCATGTATTAACAGATTCTTACACGAGCCTCGGTGTACTCGTGGGTATTTCGCTGGTGTTGTTCACCGGTTATAAAATTCTTGATCCCTTGTTTGCAATTGCTGTTGCAGTGAATATAATGTTTACTGGATATAAACTTGTCAGGACTTCAATCGGCGGTTTAATGAATGAGACTGATGAAGCGATGCTCAACAAGTTGATTAATGTTCTGCTTCAGCGGAAAAAAGATTATTGGATAGACATTCATGAATTTCGCTACTGGCGGTCAGGTGATAGTATGTTTGTTGATTTCCACCTGATACTTCCCTATTACTTTACTATTCAACAAACTCATGGTGAAGAAAAAGAATTAACAACTTTATTTGAAAATGAAATTCAGAACGTTCAGCTAAAAATTCATTTCGATTATTGTGTGCCTGAATTGTGTAAGTACTGCAGGTACTCTGAATGTAATGTCAGACAGCATGAATTTAGTGTGAACTTTGAATGGGATAGGCTTAAGCTTACGGGTAAACCTGTCTATAGTGTATATCAGTCAACCTGA
- a CDS encoding MFS transporter encodes MKNRSKIFIWTLFDFANTSFSIVVVTFLYAVYFKKTVVSGEAVGDLYWSIATSIAMIITAIISPVLGAIADYSAGKKRFLLFFTVLCIVSTSLLYFVRSGDIFEGILIFVLANIGFEAGLVFYDAYLPEITSPKNYGRVSGYGYGMGYLGSLATLGIIYPFIQSEMIKETFPISAAFFLLFALPLFIYIKDSRKQVERRESYISIGTSRVWVTLTHLKKYKNLATFLLAYFFYIEGVNTIIFFSGNYASTTLGFTDTDLLIFFLTVQTTAIVGSILLGILADSIGQKKTIMITLFMWLVTVVLAFFVTDKSGFYVVGLIAGAAMGSSQSTSRSLMSGLTPPDKKTEFFGFYSFFGKSSAVIGPLVFGLVSYLSGSQRYAIISIAFFFIVGFLILMKVEDPGTSSKIQVD; translated from the coding sequence ATGAAGAACCGCAGTAAGATTTTCATCTGGACACTTTTCGATTTTGCCAATACATCTTTTTCTATTGTTGTCGTTACATTTCTTTACGCGGTTTATTTTAAAAAAACTGTTGTCAGCGGTGAGGCTGTTGGCGATCTTTACTGGAGTATAGCAACAAGTATTGCGATGATAATTACCGCAATAATTTCACCGGTTCTGGGAGCTATCGCGGACTATTCAGCAGGTAAAAAAAGATTCCTGCTATTCTTCACAGTGTTGTGTATTGTATCGACTTCACTGTTATATTTTGTCAGGTCAGGAGATATTTTTGAAGGTATATTAATATTTGTACTTGCAAATATAGGGTTTGAAGCCGGGCTTGTATTTTACGATGCTTATCTTCCGGAAATCACTTCACCAAAAAATTACGGACGTGTAAGCGGGTATGGTTACGGAATGGGATATCTGGGTTCACTTGCAACACTGGGGATCATTTATCCGTTCATACAAAGTGAAATGATCAAAGAAACTTTTCCTATTTCTGCTGCATTCTTTTTATTGTTTGCACTTCCGTTATTCATTTATATAAAGGACAGCAGAAAACAAGTCGAACGCAGAGAATCATATATTTCAATCGGCACCAGCAGAGTGTGGGTAACCCTGACTCATCTAAAAAAATATAAAAACCTCGCAACGTTTTTATTAGCTTACTTTTTTTACATAGAAGGTGTGAACACGATCATATTTTTTTCGGGGAACTACGCCAGTACAACTTTAGGATTCACAGATACCGATCTTCTCATCTTTTTCCTTACAGTACAAACTACAGCTATAGTCGGCTCAATACTTTTGGGAATTCTGGCAGATTCTATCGGGCAGAAAAAAACAATTATGATCACTTTATTTATGTGGCTTGTAACTGTTGTACTTGCTTTTTTTGTTACAGATAAATCAGGATTTTACGTTGTCGGTTTGATTGCGGGTGCGGCGATGGGTTCAAGTCAATCAACAAGCAGAAGTCTTATGTCAGGGCTGACACCACCAGATAAAAAAACGGAGTTCTTCGGTTTCTATTCTTTCTTTGGAAAAAGTTCGGCGGTAATTGGTCCTTTGGTTTTCGGGCTGGTAAGTTATTTATCGGGTAGTCAGCGATATGCAATAATTTCAATTGCTTTCTTTTTTATTGTTGGATTTTTAATTCTCATGAAAGTCGAAGATCCCGGAACGAGTTCTAAAATTCAGGTTGACTGA
- the nusB gene encoding transcription antitermination factor NusB, with protein sequence MTQVFKRRLVRERVLQVLYAFEMNQDSLSMLSNAILIDLTTQADRDFANDLINKVVVHRKELDKKISERVDNWEMSRIALIDKLLLRMGICEILYFPEIPPKVSINEAIEIAKEFSTAGSGKFVNGILDAILSNLKEKDQLSKTGRGLLEESISKSHQKK encoded by the coding sequence ATGACACAGGTTTTTAAAAGACGGTTGGTACGCGAAAGAGTTTTACAGGTATTATATGCCTTTGAAATGAACCAGGATTCTCTTTCAATGTTAAGTAATGCTATTCTGATTGATCTGACAACGCAGGCAGACAGAGACTTCGCAAACGATCTTATCAATAAAGTAGTAGTCCACAGGAAAGAACTCGATAAAAAAATAAGTGAAAGAGTTGATAACTGGGAAATGAGTCGTATAGCATTGATAGATAAACTTTTGCTGAGAATGGGTATTTGTGAAATTTTATATTTTCCTGAAATTCCTCCCAAAGTTTCTATAAACGAAGCTATTGAAATTGCAAAAGAATTTAGCACCGCAGGCAGCGGCAAATTCGTCAACGGAATTCTTGATGCAATACTGTCAAATCTGAAAGAGAAAGATCAGTTGAGTAAAACCGGCAGAGGATTGCTTGAGGAATCAATCTCAAAATCACATCAGAAAAAATAA
- a CDS encoding Glu/Leu/Phe/Val dehydrogenase: MFSFDVISENNHEQVVFCSNTAAGLKAIIAIHNTTLGPALGGTRMWNYKNDEEALKDVLRLSRGMTYKASVSGLNLGGGKAVIIGDSATQKNEVLFRTFGKFVEGLAGRYITAEDVGTSVKDMEYVRMETKYVTGIPLALGGSGDPSPVTAFGVYMGMKACAKHKWGSDSLTGKKIAVQGAGQVAQFLCDHLFKEGAVIYLTDINDSKIKKVLKSVKAEVVKPDDIYDLDVDIFSPNALGAIINDNTLKRIKAEIIAGGANNQLEKEDVHGPQLIQKGILYAPDYVINAGGLINVSNELEGYNQEHALKQAERIYETITKILEISSLEKIPTYEASNKIAEERLKNMGRISNIYTGRSTFSGRLGEIIKR; this comes from the coding sequence ATGTTCAGCTTTGATGTAATAAGTGAAAATAATCACGAACAGGTAGTATTTTGCTCAAATACAGCGGCGGGATTAAAAGCTATTATAGCTATTCATAACACAACTCTTGGTCCCGCACTCGGCGGTACCAGAATGTGGAACTATAAAAATGATGAAGAAGCTTTGAAAGATGTTCTGAGATTATCAAGAGGTATGACTTATAAGGCTTCCGTCAGCGGACTGAATCTAGGAGGCGGTAAAGCCGTTATCATCGGGGATTCGGCAACACAAAAAAATGAAGTACTGTTCAGAACATTTGGAAAGTTTGTAGAAGGACTCGCCGGAAGATACATCACAGCCGAGGATGTTGGCACTTCTGTTAAAGATATGGAATACGTGCGAATGGAAACAAAGTATGTAACCGGTATTCCGCTCGCGTTAGGAGGATCTGGAGATCCTTCACCTGTGACAGCTTTTGGTGTGTACATGGGAATGAAAGCTTGTGCAAAACATAAATGGGGAAGTGATTCTCTTACAGGTAAAAAAATTGCTGTTCAGGGAGCCGGGCAAGTTGCTCAGTTTTTATGCGATCATTTGTTTAAAGAAGGGGCAGTTATTTATCTTACCGATATTAATGACTCAAAAATAAAAAAAGTGCTTAAGTCAGTTAAAGCCGAAGTAGTTAAACCGGATGATATCTACGATCTTGATGTTGATATATTTTCTCCCAATGCGTTAGGTGCAATAATTAATGATAATACCTTAAAGAGAATTAAGGCTGAAATAATTGCAGGTGGTGCAAACAACCAGCTTGAAAAAGAAGATGTACACGGTCCGCAGCTTATACAAAAAGGAATTTTGTACGCACCCGATTATGTTATTAATGCCGGCGGACTTATAAATGTTTCCAATGAACTTGAGGGATATAACCAGGAGCATGCACTAAAGCAGGCTGAAAGAATTTATGAAACTATCACCAAGATACTTGAGATATCTTCTCTTGAAAAAATTCCTACTTATGAAGCATCAAATAAAATTGCTGAAGAAAGACTAAAGAACATGGGCAGGATAAGTAACATTTATACCGGACGCTCTACTTTTTCCGGAAGACTTGGTGAAATTATTAAAAGGTAA
- a CDS encoding YdcF family protein: protein MMKNKKLIFSAVTILAFLLQLIFLYYIKYKNQNMHLGEFSLSSTGNILNLFFTVLIISAIIIGYFQRTNRLTNRVLIVFIILLSLLLILAVISTQVNFFSNNLSSFRRPAAQLFTGAIFTLYQVVLIYFGMVLWLGIFGRYDLIYIRAFVNTIIIVGVLFIFSFFYLQSSKMSNDFGKKNNTRSDVAVVLGAAVWTDRPSPSLAARVDKAVKLYNEGVVNIIQLTGSNAPGEMSEAQVAYKYLLTKNISDPDVWIEDRTTSTNEQIFYIKNSLMVKENIGIIIIVSDAYHLKRVKEICNFYHLNVEVASSDLEIGFEDLFYHKLKETIAILVFWFFAL, encoded by the coding sequence ATGATGAAGAATAAAAAATTAATTTTCTCTGCCGTCACTATACTTGCTTTCCTCTTACAACTGATCTTTCTTTATTACATCAAATACAAAAACCAGAATATGCACCTTGGTGAGTTTAGTCTTTCCAGTACAGGTAATATTCTCAATCTCTTCTTTACGGTACTGATTATTTCTGCAATCATTATCGGTTACTTCCAAAGGACGAACAGGTTAACAAATAGAGTTTTAATAGTTTTCATTATTCTTCTATCATTATTGCTTATACTGGCGGTAATAAGCACTCAGGTAAACTTTTTCAGTAACAATCTTTCATCATTCCGAAGACCAGCAGCACAATTATTTACAGGAGCTATATTCACTTTATACCAGGTTGTGCTGATTTATTTTGGAATGGTACTATGGCTTGGTATTTTTGGCAGGTACGACCTGATTTATATCCGTGCATTTGTTAATACAATTATTATTGTGGGAGTACTTTTTATATTTTCTTTTTTTTATCTGCAATCATCTAAAATGAGTAATGATTTTGGTAAGAAAAATAATACCCGCTCAGATGTTGCAGTAGTACTCGGTGCGGCAGTTTGGACAGACAGACCAAGCCCAAGCCTTGCAGCCCGCGTGGATAAGGCTGTCAAATTGTATAACGAAGGTGTTGTAAATATAATTCAGTTAACAGGAAGCAATGCTCCGGGTGAAATGAGCGAAGCGCAGGTTGCTTATAAATATCTGCTCACAAAAAATATAAGTGATCCTGATGTCTGGATTGAAGATAGAACCACATCAACAAATGAACAGATTTTTTATATCAAAAATAGTTTGATGGTGAAAGAAAATATCGGAATAATAATTATTGTCTCGGATGCGTACCATTTAAAACGTGTAAAAGAGATTTGTAATTTTTATCATTTAAATGTTGAAGTTGCATCATCAGATTTAGAAATTGGATTTGAAGATCTTTTCTATCATAAATTAAAAGAAACAATTGCTATTTTGGTTTTTTGGTTCTTCGCACTATAA
- a CDS encoding energy transducer TonB, which translates to MALRKNPKADLRSKYQRFFEVSLIASLAILIVAFKFFPDLEKKEVVSEGPQELFNVEDIQHTKQENRPPPPPKPPIPIEAPSDDVLEDIEIGDTEIDLTEQMQAPPPPKEDKKIVEEEPTYFVAVEEMPEPIGGISAIQSKIKYPEIAKRAGVEGKVYVLAFVDENGDVTKAEIIKGLGAGLDEEALNAVKLTKFKPGKQRGKPVKVQVSIPIIFKLQ; encoded by the coding sequence ATGGCACTGAGAAAAAATCCCAAAGCGGATTTAAGATCTAAATATCAAAGGTTTTTTGAAGTCAGTTTAATTGCATCACTTGCAATTCTGATTGTAGCCTTTAAGTTCTTCCCGGATCTTGAAAAAAAGGAAGTTGTTTCCGAGGGACCGCAGGAACTTTTTAACGTGGAAGATATTCAACATACTAAACAGGAGAACAGACCTCCACCACCACCAAAGCCGCCAATACCAATTGAAGCTCCGAGTGATGATGTATTGGAAGATATCGAAATTGGCGATACTGAAATAGATCTCACTGAACAGATGCAGGCTCCACCTCCTCCAAAAGAGGATAAGAAAATTGTTGAAGAAGAGCCGACATACTTTGTTGCGGTTGAGGAAATGCCCGAACCTATCGGCGGAATATCCGCAATCCAAAGTAAAATAAAGTATCCTGAAATTGCTAAGAGAGCCGGTGTTGAAGGTAAAGTTTATGTGCTTGCTTTCGTAGATGAAAACGGTGACGTAACAAAAGCTGAGATCATTAAAGGTTTAGGTGCAGGACTTGATGAAGAAGCTCTTAACGCTGTAAAGCTTACCAAATTTAAACCAGGTAAACAACGCGGCAAACCTGTGAAAGTTCAGGTATCAATACCTATAATATTTAAACTTCAATAA
- a CDS encoding VanZ family protein, producing MRKYLDKNKKLLIYFPLIVYWIILFISTSLPLESVPSVGLSDKLMHTVAYTGLGILLYLTLMFQNKVEMLKTSPAIFTFLIGMIYAGIDELHQLLIPGRKCDFIDILADTLGIVVGLILVIIFTRIFLPDRLEKA from the coding sequence TTGCGTAAATACCTCGACAAAAACAAAAAGTTATTAATTTATTTTCCTCTCATTGTTTATTGGATCATCCTGTTTATCTCAACTTCATTGCCTCTTGAAAGTGTTCCATCGGTTGGCTTGAGCGATAAACTGATGCATACTGTTGCATATACAGGATTGGGAATCCTGCTTTACTTAACGCTGATGTTTCAAAATAAAGTTGAAATGTTAAAAACTTCTCCGGCTATTTTCACATTTTTGATAGGAATGATATATGCCGGAATAGATGAACTTCATCAATTGCTGATCCCGGGTAGAAAATGTGATTTTATCGATATACTGGCTGATACTCTTGGAATTGTGGTTGGTCTGATCCTGGTAATTATTTTTACCAGAATTTTTTTGCCGGACAGACTGGAAAAAGCTTAG
- a CDS encoding NAD(P)H-hydrate dehydratase: protein MIPLFSTFQVREADRYAIEQLGIHGQVLMENASYQIFEIVRDKILYLGLAQKIGFVCGKGNNGGDGYAAARHFYNFGFDVTVISIGDESEMTKDCLSNFRILKQLAVKDQRIRIISYQKINSLKHLKDCSIIVDAVLGTGVSGSLKEPYDAIIKNINEIDAYKVAVDIPTGLNGDTGSGEIIFKADLTVTLGEFKKGLFIHDGYANCGDIVKGYIGLGFSYFDKFESEEYLIEPEDVFKHLPVKEKNIHKYTAGKVLTIAGSTELPGAAALTAMAVLKSGAGASVVAVPFDAKNYIYKNNTELVVRSYGKKETSYLTQSSIKDFDEKLSWADVIVIGPGLGRQMKTQEAIIEILKANKTAKVVIDADAVFALSDKKYSSVNLKNSILTPHIAEFAQMIGKDITEIKKDIFSYGKKFAVENKTCLVLKGAPTIIFNSSGDALINTAGNPGMAKFGTGDVLSGVIGGLLAQSKSIESAVISGVYLHSLAADLLMKDFTVYSFTAADILNNIPGAFRFIRDTFA, encoded by the coding sequence AATTAGGCATACATGGGCAGGTATTAATGGAGAATGCCTCTTACCAGATATTTGAAATTGTCAGGGATAAAATTCTGTATCTGGGTCTTGCACAAAAGATCGGGTTTGTATGTGGAAAAGGAAATAACGGTGGTGATGGTTACGCTGCGGCAAGGCACTTCTACAATTTTGGTTTTGATGTGACAGTCATATCAATTGGTGATGAATCAGAAATGACAAAGGATTGTTTGAGTAATTTTAGAATACTAAAACAATTGGCAGTAAAAGATCAAAGAATCAGGATTATCAGTTATCAAAAAATAAATTCATTAAAGCATTTGAAAGACTGCAGCATAATAGTAGATGCAGTTCTCGGTACGGGTGTTTCAGGATCACTTAAAGAACCTTACGATGCCATAATAAAAAATATTAATGAAATTGATGCATATAAAGTGGCTGTGGATATACCCACAGGATTGAATGGTGACACTGGTTCAGGTGAAATAATATTTAAAGCTGATTTAACTGTCACACTTGGTGAGTTCAAAAAAGGTTTATTTATTCATGACGGTTATGCCAATTGTGGTGATATAGTTAAAGGTTACATAGGGTTGGGATTTTCATATTTCGATAAATTTGAATCGGAAGAATATCTTATCGAACCGGAAGATGTTTTCAAACATTTACCCGTTAAAGAGAAAAACATTCATAAGTATACTGCAGGTAAGGTACTGACAATTGCCGGATCAACAGAACTGCCCGGCGCTGCAGCGTTAACCGCAATGGCTGTGTTGAAATCCGGTGCAGGAGCATCAGTTGTAGCTGTGCCGTTTGATGCAAAAAACTATATATATAAAAATAATACTGAACTTGTTGTTAGATCTTACGGGAAGAAAGAAACCTCATACCTTACCCAAAGTTCGATAAAAGATTTTGACGAAAAATTAAGCTGGGCAGATGTAATTGTAATTGGTCCCGGACTTGGCAGACAAATGAAAACGCAGGAAGCAATAATCGAAATTCTCAAAGCGAATAAGACTGCTAAAGTTGTTATTGATGCGGATGCTGTTTTTGCTTTGAGTGATAAAAAGTATTCATCAGTTAACCTGAAGAATTCCATTCTTACTCCGCACATCGCTGAATTTGCCCAGATGATTGGTAAAGATATTACTGAAATAAAAAAAGATATTTTTAGTTATGGAAAGAAATTCGCTGTAGAAAACAAGACTTGTCTCGTATTAAAAGGTGCACCTACAATAATTTTTAATTCATCAGGTGATGCGCTAATAAATACAGCAGGAAATCCCGGGATGGCAAAATTCGGAACCGGCGATGTACTGAGCGGAGTTATAGGGGGATTGCTGGCTCAATCCAAATCAATCGAGAGCGCTGTAATCAGCGGTGTATATCTTCACAGTCTGGCTGCTGATCTTTTGATGAAGGATTTCACAGTTTATTCATTCACTGCTGCCGACATATTAAATAATATACCGGGCGCTTTCCGGTTCATCAGAGATACCTTTGCGTAA